One genomic segment of Sandaracinaceae bacterium includes these proteins:
- a CDS encoding ion transporter, translating to MSESASLRARVRHLFEDPVSPAGRVVGWTVMLLIIASCVAVAVETIPTLPGWAKVWLRQFEYVTVAVFAVEYVLRVGSAERPLRKALEPLVLVDLAAILPFFVGLLAGGVVDLRILRLLRTVRLLRMLKLHRYTSALSMLGAIVKGERHKLGSFLLVALIGIVLMGSVMFYIEPETFESIPHAIWWSVVTLTTVGYGETVPQSAAGRFVASLVILLGIGIIAIPTGIMSSAMVEYYQSARSKLTCATCRVGAHAADAAYCRVCGSALSRSS from the coding sequence GTGAGCGAGTCCGCCTCTCTCCGCGCCCGCGTGCGCCACCTCTTCGAAGACCCGGTCAGCCCGGCGGGGCGAGTCGTCGGTTGGACGGTGATGCTCCTGATTATCGCCTCCTGCGTCGCGGTCGCGGTGGAGACCATCCCCACTCTCCCGGGCTGGGCCAAGGTGTGGCTGCGGCAGTTCGAGTACGTCACTGTCGCGGTGTTCGCCGTCGAGTACGTGCTCCGTGTGGGCTCGGCAGAGCGCCCGCTACGGAAGGCCCTCGAGCCGCTCGTCCTCGTCGACCTGGCGGCCATCCTCCCCTTCTTCGTGGGCCTCCTCGCCGGCGGGGTCGTCGACCTTCGCATCTTGCGGCTGCTGCGGACGGTGCGCCTGCTGCGGATGCTCAAGCTCCACCGCTACACCAGCGCGCTCTCGATGCTCGGCGCGATCGTGAAGGGCGAGCGACACAAGCTCGGGTCGTTCCTCCTCGTCGCCCTCATCGGCATCGTCTTGATGGGCAGCGTCATGTTCTACATCGAGCCCGAGACGTTCGAGAGCATCCCTCACGCCATCTGGTGGAGCGTCGTCACCCTGACCACGGTCGGCTACGGCGAGACCGTGCCCCAGAGCGCCGCCGGGCGCTTCGTGGCGAGCCTCGTCATCCTCCTCGGGATCGGGATCATCGCCATCCCGACCGGCATCATGAGCTCCGCGATGGTGGAGTACTACCAGAGCGCGCGCAGCAAGCTGACCTGCGCGACGTGCCGCGTCGGGGCGCACGCCGCGGACGCGGCCTACTGCCGGGTCTGCGGTAGCGCGCTCTCACGCTCGAGTTGA
- a CDS encoding DUF4041 domain-containing protein, translating into MATVFVALLLACALVACGLLVWLLLQARQQLARYAPVRDIDEWRQQAHAEVEQHRAATVHQLAQAQSEVAMQQHALHEQTQSAQHQLAQLGQQLTGGQQRLSALQAELRSVEEELEFQSFGFYRPHYSFTDSEQFRDALRQVRDAQKQLVKAKGAAHCPNDWTVDGNRAKGRKMINQQMKLMLRAFNGECDAAIAKVRYNNIAKMEARVSKACEAINKLGETKRVWITADYLNLKLHELYLTHEHHEALQREKEEQRRIKDQMREEQKAQKEIEKAESEALKEEKRYEAALEQARADLAKASGAQHERFAGLVSKLENELREALDRKAKAIARAQLTRSGHVYVISNLGSFGEGVYKIGMTRRLEPLVRVKELGDASVPFSFDVHAMIYSEDAPALERALHVEFDGRRVNRVNTRKEFFRVSLAEVRKAVAKHHGVITFVTVAEAEEYWKTVAITNEDSGIAAVAAS; encoded by the coding sequence ATGGCCACCGTGTTCGTCGCCCTGCTCCTCGCCTGCGCTCTCGTCGCCTGTGGGCTCTTGGTCTGGCTCCTGCTGCAGGCGCGACAACAGCTCGCTCGGTATGCCCCCGTCCGCGACATCGACGAGTGGCGCCAGCAGGCCCACGCGGAGGTCGAGCAGCATCGAGCCGCCACTGTACATCAGCTCGCGCAGGCGCAATCCGAAGTGGCGATGCAGCAACACGCCCTCCATGAGCAGACGCAGAGTGCGCAGCACCAACTCGCGCAGCTCGGGCAGCAACTGACGGGGGGACAGCAGCGTCTCTCTGCGCTCCAGGCCGAGCTGCGATCGGTGGAGGAAGAGCTCGAGTTCCAGTCGTTCGGGTTCTACCGGCCGCACTACAGCTTCACCGACTCGGAACAGTTCAGGGATGCCCTGCGCCAGGTGCGAGACGCGCAGAAGCAGCTCGTGAAGGCCAAGGGCGCCGCGCACTGCCCCAACGACTGGACCGTGGACGGGAACCGCGCGAAGGGTCGGAAGATGATCAACCAGCAGATGAAGCTGATGCTGCGAGCCTTCAACGGCGAGTGCGACGCGGCGATCGCGAAGGTCCGCTACAACAACATCGCCAAGATGGAGGCCCGGGTCAGCAAGGCCTGCGAGGCCATCAACAAGCTTGGCGAGACGAAGCGCGTCTGGATCACCGCCGACTACCTGAACCTCAAGCTGCATGAGCTCTACCTGACGCACGAGCACCATGAGGCGCTCCAGCGGGAGAAGGAAGAGCAGCGGCGCATCAAGGACCAGATGCGGGAAGAACAGAAGGCGCAGAAGGAGATCGAGAAGGCGGAGTCGGAGGCGCTCAAGGAGGAGAAGCGCTACGAGGCGGCTCTCGAGCAAGCGCGCGCAGACCTCGCCAAAGCGAGCGGCGCGCAGCACGAGAGATTCGCCGGGTTGGTCAGCAAGCTCGAGAACGAGCTGAGAGAGGCGCTGGACCGGAAGGCGAAGGCGATCGCCAGAGCGCAGCTGACCCGGTCGGGTCACGTCTATGTCATCTCGAATCTCGGCTCCTTCGGGGAGGGCGTCTACAAGATCGGGATGACGCGCCGTCTGGAGCCGCTCGTTCGCGTCAAGGAGCTGGGAGACGCATCGGTCCCCTTCAGCTTCGACGTCCACGCCATGATCTACAGCGAGGACGCACCCGCCCTGGAGCGCGCGCTGCACGTCGAGTTCGACGGCCGTCGCGTGAATCGAGTCAACACGCGGAAGGAGTTCTTCCGCGTGTCGTTGGCAGAGGTTCGCAAGGCGGTCGCCAAGCACCACGGCGTCATCACCTTCGTCACGGTGGCTGAGGCGGAGGAGTACTGGAAGACCGTCGCGATCACCAACGAGGACAGCGGGATCGCCGCGGTGGCGGCGTCGTAG
- a CDS encoding CAP domain-containing protein encodes MGRRFHTLLVLVAGAAATLSGCTGTLSSDGAPLPPSMDGGADADLGPDSGPRVAVDGGAGVDGGSDADGGPELDGGPGCTPSCAGRSCGSDGCGGSCGTCEAGNTCSGGACVATEPMCGNGVREGDERCDGDCPTSCPDTACTSGRLVGSASSCDARCESSPVTACTSGDGCCPSGCTLPADSDCSYDCTDLGSWPADWAAEEELALDEMNRHRSTGYMCASGPKMSVPPLTMDPAARVAARCHSQDMAENDFFSHTGSDGSSFSTRMRRAGYSGSPRNENIAAGNAGGVASTGQWMGSSTGHCDAVMASGNSDVGIGYFRLSGTRWTHYWTAVFGR; translated from the coding sequence GTGGGTCGACGCTTCCACACCCTCCTCGTGCTGGTCGCCGGAGCGGCCGCGACGCTCTCGGGCTGCACCGGGACGCTCTCGAGCGACGGCGCTCCTCTGCCGCCCTCGATGGACGGCGGCGCGGACGCCGACCTCGGCCCCGACTCCGGACCCCGCGTCGCCGTGGACGGTGGAGCCGGCGTGGACGGAGGGTCCGACGCGGACGGCGGACCCGAGCTGGACGGCGGCCCCGGGTGCACGCCGAGCTGCGCCGGGCGGAGCTGCGGCAGCGACGGCTGCGGTGGATCCTGCGGCACCTGCGAGGCCGGGAACACGTGCAGCGGCGGCGCGTGCGTCGCGACCGAACCCATGTGCGGCAACGGGGTACGCGAGGGTGACGAGAGGTGCGACGGCGACTGCCCGACGTCTTGTCCGGACACGGCCTGCACGTCCGGCCGACTCGTCGGCAGCGCCTCCAGCTGTGACGCGCGCTGCGAGTCGAGCCCCGTGACCGCGTGCACCTCCGGTGACGGGTGCTGCCCCTCCGGGTGCACCCTCCCCGCGGACTCGGACTGCTCCTACGACTGCACCGACCTCGGGTCCTGGCCCGCCGACTGGGCGGCCGAAGAAGAGCTCGCGCTCGACGAGATGAACCGCCACCGCAGCACGGGCTACATGTGCGCGTCGGGACCCAAGATGTCGGTCCCTCCGCTCACCATGGACCCCGCCGCGCGCGTGGCCGCTCGGTGCCACAGCCAGGACATGGCCGAGAACGACTTCTTCAGCCACACCGGCTCCGACGGCAGCTCGTTCTCCACCCGCATGCGCCGGGCGGGCTACTCCGGCTCCCCTCGGAACGAGAACATCGCGGCTGGAAACGCGGGCGGCGTCGCCAGCACCGGCCAGTGGATGGGCAGCAGCACCGGTCACTGCGACGCGGTCATGGCGTCGGGCAACAGTGACGTCGGCATCGGCTACTTCCGCTTGAGCGGGACCCGCTGGACCCACTACTGGACCGCGGTCTTCGGGCGCTGA